The Mauremys reevesii isolate NIE-2019 linkage group 1, ASM1616193v1, whole genome shotgun sequence genome has a segment encoding these proteins:
- the LOC120395494 gene encoding aldo-keto reductase family 1 member C3 homolog isoform X2, with protein MEFDKDYCIKMNDGNKIPAVGFGTYSPDAVQKSKCEEAVKVAIEVGFRHIDGAFVYGTEEEVGRAVHEKIADGTVKREDIFYTGKLGSTFHRPELVRSCLEQSLKKLKFDYLDLFIIHIPVSLKPGPDLSPMDENGKLIFDIVDLRQTWEAMEACKDAGLVKSIGVSNFNIRQLEMILNKPGLKYKPVLNQVECHPYLNQNKLLAFCKSKDLLLEAYCALGSQRDKMWIDQSTPVLLEDPVLGAIAKKYNRSPALVALRYQLQRGIVVLFKSFTRKRIEENFQVFDFQLFEEDMKTIDGLNKNLRYLKLIQLPTPPTC; from the exons GTTCAGAAAAGTAAATGTGAGGAGGCTGTAAAGGTGGCTATTGAAGTTGGCTTCCGCCATATTGATGGAGCCTTTGTATATGGGACTGAGGAGGAGGTTGGGCGAGCCGTTCACGAGAAGATTGCAGATGGAACAGTCAAAAGAGAGGACATATTTTACACAGGAAAG CTTGGGAGTACCTTTCACCGTCCTGAACTTGTGCGAAGCTGCCTGGAACAATCACTGAAGAAACTTAAGTTTGACTATCTCGATCTCTTCATTATTCATATCCCTGTGTCTCTAAAg cCTGGGCCAGATTTATCACCAATGGATGAAAACGGAAAACTCATTTTCGATATTGTAGATCTGCGTCAAACTTGGGAG GCCATGGAGGCATGTAAAGATGCAGGGTTGGTGAAGTCCATCGGAGTGTCCAACTTCAACATCAGACAGTTGGAGATGATCCTGAACAAACCAGGGCTCAAGTACAAACCTGTTCTCAATCAG GTTGAATGTCACCCTTACCTGAACCAAAACAAACTGCTGGCCTTCTGCAAATCCAAGGATCTCCTCCTCGAAGCCTATTGTGCTCTGGGCTCACAGAGAGACAAGATGTG GATAGACCAAAGCACCCCAGTTCTGCTGGAGGACCCAGTATTGGGTGCAATTGCCAAAAAATACAACCGAAGCCCCGCTCTAGTAGCCCTGCGCTACCAGCTGCAGCGTGGTATCGTGGTCCTCTTTAAGAGCTTCACCAGAAAGCGTATTGAAGAAAACTTCCAG GTTTTTGACTTCCAGCTCTTTGAGGAGGACATGAAAACTATTGATGGGCTGAACAAAAACCTTCGCTACCTGAAGTTAATACA gctaccCACACCACCCACTTGctga
- the LOC120395494 gene encoding aldo-keto reductase family 1 member C3 homolog isoform X1: MEFDKDYCIKMNDGNKIPAVGFGTYSPDAVQKSKCEEAVKVAIEVGFRHIDGAFVYGTEEEVGRAVHEKIADGTVKREDIFYTGKLGSTFHRPELVRSCLEQSLKKLKFDYLDLFIIHIPVSLKPGPDLSPMDENGKLIFDIVDLRQTWEAMEACKDAGLVKSIGVSNFNIRQLEMILNKPGLKYKPVLNQVECHPYLNQNKLLAFCKSKDLLLEAYCALGSQRDKMWIDQSTPVLLEDPVLGAIAKKYNRSPALVALRYQLQRGIVVLFKSFTRKRIEENFQVFDFQLFEEDMKTIDGLNKNLRYLKLIQLVDHPQFPFKDE, encoded by the exons GTTCAGAAAAGTAAATGTGAGGAGGCTGTAAAGGTGGCTATTGAAGTTGGCTTCCGCCATATTGATGGAGCCTTTGTATATGGGACTGAGGAGGAGGTTGGGCGAGCCGTTCACGAGAAGATTGCAGATGGAACAGTCAAAAGAGAGGACATATTTTACACAGGAAAG CTTGGGAGTACCTTTCACCGTCCTGAACTTGTGCGAAGCTGCCTGGAACAATCACTGAAGAAACTTAAGTTTGACTATCTCGATCTCTTCATTATTCATATCCCTGTGTCTCTAAAg cCTGGGCCAGATTTATCACCAATGGATGAAAACGGAAAACTCATTTTCGATATTGTAGATCTGCGTCAAACTTGGGAG GCCATGGAGGCATGTAAAGATGCAGGGTTGGTGAAGTCCATCGGAGTGTCCAACTTCAACATCAGACAGTTGGAGATGATCCTGAACAAACCAGGGCTCAAGTACAAACCTGTTCTCAATCAG GTTGAATGTCACCCTTACCTGAACCAAAACAAACTGCTGGCCTTCTGCAAATCCAAGGATCTCCTCCTCGAAGCCTATTGTGCTCTGGGCTCACAGAGAGACAAGATGTG GATAGACCAAAGCACCCCAGTTCTGCTGGAGGACCCAGTATTGGGTGCAATTGCCAAAAAATACAACCGAAGCCCCGCTCTAGTAGCCCTGCGCTACCAGCTGCAGCGTGGTATCGTGGTCCTCTTTAAGAGCTTCACCAGAAAGCGTATTGAAGAAAACTTCCAG GTTTTTGACTTCCAGCTCTTTGAGGAGGACATGAAAACTATTGATGGGCTGAACAAAAACCTTCGCTACCTGAAGTTAATACA ACTTGTGGACCACCCTCAGTTTCCATTTAAAGATGAATAA